From Acidipropionibacterium acidipropionici, one genomic window encodes:
- a CDS encoding penicillin-binding transpeptidase domain-containing protein yields the protein MPQNPVVSRRTFARAAAGTTAALALGGALTGCRSSADSSVPDAARQAATKLAAGLTGGDLKNVPLDDPTTAASDLKVIFSGMDGLRPTTTLASIAKDGDSCTATLSHTLPLGSRKWTFTSTATLNQDGETWKAAWEPAIVHPKLGQATRLRHTRKLGERAPITGAEGKDVVVKRTVHDVGIDKANLDKTKWEASATALAKLVKIDAKTYTATVKAAGDQAFVVAITLREQDIPRNIGAIAGAQVVDRDLMLASTKTFTIGLLGTSGLADEADVKRGKGEIQEGDMVGKSGLQLRYDDQLRGKVGHVIAVVARKDATASASPAPQPTATSSASSTASPDTPQTLFSVPATDGKPLSITLDPDSQSKAEAALTSVKGVAAMVAVQPGTGRILAAANSPSAGANAFATSGQYAPGSTFKIATTLALLRAGLTTSSQVNCSASVTVNGRSFHNYSDYDSSYSGSIPLVDAVAQSCNTAFISQHAKVTSAALRKAAGSLGMGTDYDTGFPSFYGKIDDTTAADVLASDMIGQGGVLASPMAMAGVAASVAAGKTVVPWLVEGHQPKPKATALTTKEVAELRQVMIATVQKGSGRVLSGLATGAKTGTAEFGESGKLRTHAWMICWTSAIAVACMVEVGESGSGTAGPLIKAFLS from the coding sequence ATGCCGCAGAACCCCGTCGTCTCGCGCCGCACCTTCGCCAGGGCCGCTGCCGGAACCACCGCGGCCCTCGCCCTGGGGGGCGCCCTCACCGGGTGCCGCTCCTCGGCCGACAGCTCGGTTCCCGACGCCGCCCGCCAGGCGGCGACCAAACTCGCGGCCGGCCTGACCGGCGGAGACCTCAAGAACGTCCCCCTCGACGACCCCACCACCGCGGCCTCCGACCTGAAGGTCATCTTCTCCGGCATGGACGGGCTCCGCCCCACCACCACCCTCGCCTCGATCGCCAAGGACGGCGACTCCTGCACGGCCACCCTCTCCCACACCCTGCCGCTGGGATCCAGGAAGTGGACCTTCACCTCCACCGCCACCCTCAACCAGGACGGCGAAACCTGGAAGGCCGCCTGGGAGCCGGCGATCGTCCACCCGAAGCTCGGACAGGCGACCCGCCTGCGCCACACCCGCAAGCTCGGCGAACGCGCCCCCATCACCGGCGCCGAGGGCAAGGACGTCGTCGTCAAGCGCACCGTCCACGACGTCGGAATCGACAAGGCCAACCTCGACAAGACGAAATGGGAGGCCTCGGCGACCGCCCTGGCCAAGCTCGTCAAGATCGACGCCAAGACCTACACCGCCACGGTGAAGGCCGCCGGAGACCAGGCCTTCGTCGTCGCGATCACCCTGCGCGAGCAGGACATCCCCCGCAACATCGGCGCCATCGCGGGCGCCCAGGTGGTCGACCGCGACCTCATGCTCGCCTCCACGAAGACCTTCACGATCGGCCTGCTGGGCACCTCCGGGCTGGCCGACGAGGCCGACGTCAAGCGCGGCAAGGGCGAGATCCAGGAGGGCGACATGGTCGGCAAGTCCGGCCTCCAGCTGCGCTACGACGACCAGCTTCGCGGGAAGGTCGGCCACGTCATCGCGGTCGTCGCCCGCAAGGACGCCACCGCCTCCGCCTCCCCGGCACCCCAGCCCACCGCCACCTCCTCCGCCTCCTCGACGGCCTCCCCCGACACCCCGCAGACCCTGTTCTCGGTGCCCGCCACCGACGGCAAGCCGCTGAGCATCACCCTGGATCCCGACTCCCAGTCCAAGGCCGAGGCGGCACTCACCTCGGTCAAGGGGGTCGCCGCCATGGTGGCCGTCCAACCCGGCACCGGCCGCATCCTGGCCGCCGCGAACTCCCCGTCGGCCGGCGCGAACGCCTTCGCGACCTCCGGCCAGTACGCCCCCGGCTCCACCTTCAAGATCGCCACCACCCTGGCCCTGCTGCGCGCCGGGCTGACGACGTCCTCCCAGGTGAACTGCTCGGCGAGCGTCACCGTCAACGGCCGCAGCTTCCACAACTACTCCGACTACGACTCCTCCTACTCGGGCTCCATCCCGCTGGTCGACGCCGTCGCGCAGTCCTGCAACACGGCCTTCATCTCGCAGCACGCGAAGGTCACTTCGGCGGCCCTGCGCAAGGCCGCCGGAAGCCTCGGCATGGGCACCGACTACGACACCGGCTTCCCCTCCTTCTACGGCAAGATTGACGACACCACGGCCGCCGACGTGCTGGCCTCCGACATGATCGGCCAGGGCGGGGTGCTGGCCTCGCCGATGGCGATGGCCGGGGTGGCGGCCTCGGTGGCGGCCGGGAAGACCGTCGTCCCGTGGCTCGTCGAGGGTCATCAGCCGAAGCCGAAGGCCACTGCGCTGACCACCAAGGAGGTGGCCGAGCTGAGGCAGGTGATGATCGCCACGGTCCAGAAGGGTTCGGGCCGGGTACTCTCGGGACTCGCGACCGGTGCCAAGACCGGCACCGCGGAGTTCGGAGAGTCCGGAAAGTTGAGGACCCACGCGTGGATGATCTGCTGGACGTCAGCCATTGCGGTCGCCTGCATGGTGGAGGTCGGCGAGTCCGGGTCGGGCACCGCCGGCCCGCTCATCAAGGCCTTCCTGTCATGA
- a CDS encoding cation transporter, giving the protein MTALRRAVLIVAVLNGCYFIVEAITALAIGSVSLLADSADFLEDTAINLLVFLAATWSAGAQRRVGRVLAGVVLLPAIAALVSAVAKIMDPVPPAATPLTITATGALVVNVACALILVRHRHRPGSLAVGAWLAARNDALANVAIIIAGLISIPMRSAWPDIIVGLGICLLNLDAAREVWAAAGNDGKTESRGPQA; this is encoded by the coding sequence ATGACAGCTCTGCGCAGGGCGGTTCTTATCGTCGCCGTACTCAACGGCTGCTACTTCATCGTCGAGGCCATCACCGCGCTGGCGATCGGATCGGTGTCCCTCCTGGCGGACTCGGCCGACTTCCTGGAGGATACGGCCATCAACCTGCTGGTCTTCCTCGCCGCCACCTGGTCCGCCGGTGCCCAGCGCCGGGTCGGTCGGGTGCTCGCCGGCGTCGTCCTTCTTCCTGCGATCGCGGCGCTGGTCTCCGCGGTGGCGAAGATCATGGATCCGGTGCCCCCGGCCGCCACACCCCTCACGATCACCGCCACCGGTGCACTGGTGGTCAACGTGGCCTGCGCCCTCATCCTCGTCCGCCACCGTCACCGGCCCGGCAGCCTGGCCGTCGGGGCGTGGCTGGCGGCCCGCAATGACGCACTGGCGAATGTGGCGATCATCATCGCGGGGCTCATCTCGATCCCGATGCGCTCCGCGTGGCCCGACATCATCGTCGGGCTGGGCATCTGCCTGCTCAACCTGGACGCCGCACGCGAGGTGTGGGCCGCAGCCGGGAACGACGGGAAGACCGAGTCGCGCGGTCCACAGGCATGA
- the pyrB gene encoding aspartate carbamoyltransferase → MTRTPDEFPPFGPGRHLLSVQQLDSGLLSQIFELAELVDPIAAGTVRCTVLDGAVLGSLFFEPSTRTRLSFESAFLRLGGEVTTTTGFTFSSMAKGESIHDTSRVVSGYSDVMVVRHPDKGSVAEFAEASVVPVINAGDGDGEHPSQALLDLYTLTRELEARGKTIDGATVAIVGDLKYGRTVHSLMKLLTLASGITFRLFSPASLELPLEIENYVAERGHRIIECDSAGDAVAGADAVYATRVQRERMTEEVLATANVSGNLLNRQILHDAGSEDIVIMHPLPRDSRHDSFDLSADVDDLPGLSIFHQTDNGLRIRMAIFLVAMGCSAEAVKAATKNQSWNAALDWD, encoded by the coding sequence ATGACCCGTACCCCCGACGAATTCCCTCCCTTCGGCCCCGGACGTCACCTGCTGAGCGTTCAGCAGCTCGACTCGGGTCTCCTGTCACAGATATTCGAACTGGCCGAACTGGTCGACCCGATCGCTGCCGGCACCGTCCGCTGCACCGTGCTGGACGGCGCCGTGCTGGGCAGCCTCTTCTTCGAGCCCTCCACCCGTACCCGGCTGAGCTTCGAGTCGGCCTTCCTGCGGCTGGGCGGCGAGGTGACCACCACGACGGGGTTCACCTTCTCCTCGATGGCCAAGGGGGAGTCGATCCACGACACCTCGCGAGTGGTCTCGGGATATTCCGATGTCATGGTGGTGCGCCACCCCGACAAGGGGTCGGTGGCCGAGTTCGCCGAGGCCTCCGTGGTGCCGGTGATCAACGCCGGTGACGGCGACGGGGAGCACCCCAGCCAGGCCCTGCTGGATCTGTACACCCTCACCCGCGAGCTCGAGGCGCGGGGCAAGACGATCGACGGGGCCACCGTGGCCATCGTCGGCGACCTCAAATACGGCCGCACCGTCCACTCGCTCATGAAGCTGCTCACCCTGGCCTCGGGGATCACTTTCCGGCTGTTCAGCCCGGCGAGCCTCGAGCTTCCCCTGGAGATCGAGAACTATGTCGCCGAGCGCGGCCACCGGATCATCGAGTGCGACTCCGCTGGCGACGCGGTGGCCGGGGCGGATGCCGTCTACGCCACCCGCGTCCAGCGCGAGCGGATGACCGAAGAGGTGCTGGCCACCGCCAATGTCTCCGGCAACCTGCTCAACCGGCAGATCCTCCACGACGCCGGCTCCGAGGACATCGTGATCATGCACCCGCTGCCCCGCGACTCGCGTCACGACTCCTTCGACCTGTCCGCCGACGTCGACGACCTGCCCGGGCTGTCGATCTTCCACCAGACCGACAACGGGCTGCGGATCCGGATGGCGATCTTCCTGGTCGCGATGGGCTGTTCGGCCGAGGCGGTGAAGGCCGCCACCAAGAATCAGAGCTGGAACGCGGCGCTGGACTGGGACTGA
- a CDS encoding DeoR/GlpR family DNA-binding transcription regulator, producing the protein MRRSLRHRTIIRAIGSSRLGVDALADLTGASAVTIRRDLADLEGQGLLKRVHGGAVGVGKRGARMPYAIRASEDLEQKEALGELTASLIEDQQSLVLDNGTTNDAVARSLQDRPLTVLCMSLYSAVILGQSPNTQVITPGGLVSPDSLIATGTASVAAARDMRADVAILGACAASPTHGLTTTTWEDGQIKRAIMACAARRILVATARKLTRTSSFRFAGLEDLDDLVTTDDAPQALIDQFTEAGVVVHLAEGPAQGDTFSS; encoded by the coding sequence GTGCGACGATCATTACGGCACAGAACGATCATCCGGGCGATTGGCAGCTCACGGCTGGGCGTCGACGCGCTGGCCGATCTCACCGGTGCCTCGGCGGTGACGATCCGTCGGGACCTCGCCGATCTCGAGGGCCAGGGGCTGCTCAAGCGGGTCCACGGCGGGGCGGTCGGAGTCGGCAAGCGCGGCGCCCGGATGCCCTACGCCATCCGGGCCAGCGAGGATCTGGAGCAGAAAGAGGCCCTGGGAGAGCTCACGGCCTCCCTCATCGAGGACCAGCAGTCGCTGGTGCTCGACAACGGCACCACCAACGACGCCGTCGCCCGAAGTCTTCAGGACCGCCCGCTGACGGTGCTGTGCATGTCCCTGTACTCGGCGGTGATCCTCGGGCAGAGCCCGAACACCCAGGTCATCACCCCCGGAGGGCTGGTGAGCCCCGACAGCCTCATCGCGACGGGCACCGCCTCGGTGGCCGCCGCCCGGGACATGCGCGCCGACGTGGCGATCCTGGGCGCCTGCGCCGCCTCGCCGACCCACGGCCTGACGACCACCACCTGGGAGGACGGCCAGATCAAGAGGGCGATCATGGCCTGCGCGGCCCGCCGCATCCTGGTCGCCACGGCACGCAAACTGACCCGCACCTCGAGCTTCAGATTCGCCGGCCTCGAGGACCTCGACGATCTGGTCACCACCGACGACGCTCCCCAGGCCCTCATCGACCAGTTCACCGAGGCCGGGGTCGTGGTCCACCTGGCCGAGGGCCCGGCACAGGGCGACACTTTCTCCTCCTGA
- a CDS encoding MFS transporter, whose protein sequence is MTRIQHARPRPSRTTDDSGPGAAATGLGAAVPGLVVLALATFSALTTEMVPVGLLPTLSRAFGVATSVAGLLVSLYAGLVAVLSVPLTWATRRLPRKPLLMACLGSYALSNAICAAAPSFAAVAAGRALAGVTHAVYFSVAIGYATRLVPARSSGRALALASIGTPAGLILGVPVATALGDALGWRAAFVFLVALIAGVLLAMGRWLPDVRTSTVPESHTVPESHAVPQTRRRTGAGRPLAAAATANALTYLGHYTAYTYISVILLAAGARSAAIAPILLGFGVLALAGVAIGGRHLDRRPRATAMTIVAAMAVALAATGALPGMVPVVVAAGVWAGAFGPAASMFQNAAVRAGALTPEITGAWISSTANIGIGGGALVGGLVMDAAGTPALTWAGCAILVAALVVIGASRRAFPRRP, encoded by the coding sequence GTGACGCGGATCCAGCACGCCCGACCCCGGCCCTCCCGGACCACGGACGATTCCGGCCCCGGTGCGGCTGCGACGGGGCTCGGTGCGGCGGTGCCCGGCCTCGTGGTGCTCGCCCTGGCGACCTTCTCGGCGCTCACCACCGAGATGGTCCCGGTCGGGCTGCTGCCGACGCTGAGCCGCGCCTTCGGGGTGGCGACGTCGGTGGCCGGGCTGCTCGTCAGCCTCTACGCCGGGCTGGTCGCCGTGCTGTCGGTGCCGCTCACCTGGGCGACCAGGCGTCTTCCCCGCAAACCCCTGCTGATGGCCTGCCTGGGGTCCTACGCGCTGAGCAACGCCATCTGCGCGGCTGCTCCGAGCTTCGCCGCGGTGGCGGCCGGGCGGGCCCTGGCGGGGGTGACACATGCCGTCTACTTCTCGGTGGCGATCGGCTACGCGACCCGTCTGGTTCCGGCGCGCAGCTCCGGGAGGGCGCTGGCCCTGGCCTCGATCGGGACGCCGGCCGGCCTCATCCTGGGGGTGCCGGTGGCGACCGCCCTCGGCGACGCCCTGGGTTGGCGGGCCGCCTTCGTCTTCCTGGTGGCGCTGATCGCCGGCGTTCTCCTGGCCATGGGGAGGTGGCTGCCCGACGTCCGGACCTCCACCGTGCCTGAATCCCACACCGTGCCTGAATCCCACGCCGTGCCGCAGACGCGGCGTCGCACGGGGGCCGGGAGGCCGTTGGCGGCCGCGGCGACGGCCAATGCGCTGACCTATCTGGGGCACTACACCGCCTACACCTACATTTCGGTGATCCTGCTGGCCGCCGGGGCGAGATCGGCGGCGATCGCCCCGATCCTGCTCGGATTCGGCGTCCTGGCCCTGGCGGGCGTGGCGATCGGCGGGCGTCACCTGGACCGGCGCCCCCGGGCCACGGCGATGACGATCGTCGCGGCGATGGCCGTGGCCCTCGCGGCGACGGGCGCGCTGCCCGGGATGGTGCCGGTGGTCGTGGCGGCCGGGGTGTGGGCGGGGGCCTTCGGGCCGGCGGCGTCGATGTTCCAGAACGCCGCGGTGCGCGCCGGTGCGCTGACCCCGGAGATCACCGGGGCCTGGATCAGCTCCACGGCGAATATCGGCATCGGAGGTGGGGCGCTGGTGGGCGGCCTGGTGATGGATGCCGCCGGGACGCCCGCCCTGACATGGGCCGGCTGCGCCATCCTGGTGGCCGCTCTGGTGGTGATCGGCGCCTCCAGGAGGGCCTTCCCCCGACGGCCGTGA
- a CDS encoding bifunctional YncE family protein/alkaline phosphatase family protein: MNPVQVERRRRGRHHGPGSSRLSTRPLLNTNLLRNTPLTLAVATGVTLAMMGGAALAHADTSTGSASTSQDKVGQKYSDGLQISSNQKLWPIGHRTLTRYGKFMGSTTSPNGRYLAATSNDKKVVLQIFDQRSHKLIWRVGTADGVNQTLKDGTVGQEGPTYSPDGKHLWLPQGDQLTRFPVKKDGTLGTPKQIALAKEKGKASASSGQSSISALPGKIAYSPDRTTVYVALNGQNKVAALNATTGALERSWKVGIAPRELAFVGKKLYVSNEGGRQARQGDTTINSYGTDVPADPVKGTSTNGTVSVINPGATSTKIGSIRVGLHPTALYRHGRTLYVANTTGDTVSAIDTRTNHVVQTINTQPYSGSTTGYQPTAMTVVGNRLLVTLARANAVAVYKIGASAQEPASYVGLLPTDYYPSDITAKGRQVTVTNTRGIDARGDDVTVDKGYGTTTATGHGTHSTTGSLTTFTLPQDRYIPAYTRKVAHQNGWDKKTTATASAAAARKSKPVAVPTRIGAPSKIKHVFLLVKENRSYDQILGDDSRGNGKASLAQFGQNVTPNQHALARQYGLFDNTYDVGTNSAEGHNWLMQGDNPEYTESSAGEYTRSYDTEDDVLGHQRSGFLWTSAQAAHKSVRNFGEFTQFLSKPTDATWQKYYCASSSVEKGGAVSQLTDPSIKSDTQSPIPSLNKVTDHAYPKFDTDIPDLYRYQIWKQNFQKNGPAALNTMWLSSDHTGGAPDARAQVADSDLAEGKIIDTISHSKYWKDSAIFVVEDDSQDGIDHVDGHRAPIQIISPYARRGVVNSTYYSQINMVRTVQQILGAQPLNQKLAPATPMYDAFTDKPDFTTYTAVSNKIPLTENASPAPTCGADTPGSIPGASAVKKAASPSASTAPSSSASSSASASPSTSASSSAGASASASSSASAPLTLSPVPAAQRHNAALWEAWRKKQKFVGKNPIPDSAPPEQMNRITWYQAHNFATPYPGDPKIYAPDQVPGANIPGGDTDDGQ; encoded by the coding sequence ATGAATCCAGTTCAGGTCGAACGCCGACGCCGCGGGCGCCATCACGGCCCCGGCAGCAGCCGGCTCAGCACCCGCCCGTTGCTCAACACGAACCTGCTGCGCAACACTCCCCTCACGCTGGCGGTGGCCACCGGCGTCACCCTCGCGATGATGGGAGGCGCCGCACTGGCCCACGCCGACACCAGCACCGGTTCGGCGTCCACCAGCCAGGACAAGGTGGGCCAGAAATACTCCGACGGCCTGCAGATCTCCAGCAATCAGAAGCTCTGGCCCATCGGCCACCGCACCCTCACCAGGTACGGCAAATTCATGGGCTCGACCACCAGCCCGAACGGGCGCTACCTGGCGGCCACCAGCAACGACAAGAAGGTCGTGCTGCAGATCTTCGACCAGCGCAGCCACAAGCTCATCTGGCGGGTCGGGACGGCGGACGGGGTCAACCAGACCCTCAAGGACGGCACCGTCGGCCAGGAGGGCCCCACCTACTCCCCCGACGGGAAGCACCTGTGGCTTCCCCAAGGCGACCAGCTGACCCGCTTCCCGGTCAAGAAGGACGGCACCCTCGGCACCCCGAAGCAGATCGCACTGGCCAAGGAGAAGGGCAAGGCCTCCGCGTCGTCGGGCCAGAGCAGCATCTCGGCCCTGCCCGGCAAGATCGCCTACTCCCCCGACCGCACCACCGTCTACGTCGCCCTCAACGGCCAGAACAAGGTGGCGGCCCTCAACGCGACCACCGGCGCTCTGGAGCGCAGCTGGAAAGTCGGCATCGCCCCTCGCGAGCTGGCCTTCGTCGGCAAGAAGCTGTACGTGAGCAATGAGGGCGGGCGCCAGGCCCGCCAGGGCGACACGACGATCAACTCCTACGGCACCGACGTCCCGGCCGACCCGGTCAAGGGCACCTCGACGAACGGCACCGTGAGCGTCATCAACCCGGGGGCGACGTCGACGAAGATCGGCTCCATCCGGGTCGGTCTGCACCCCACCGCGCTGTACCGCCACGGCAGGACGCTCTACGTCGCCAACACCACCGGCGACACCGTCTCGGCGATCGACACCCGCACCAACCACGTCGTCCAGACCATCAACACCCAGCCCTACTCCGGGTCGACCACCGGCTACCAGCCGACCGCCATGACAGTGGTCGGCAACCGTCTGCTGGTCACCCTGGCCCGCGCGAACGCCGTCGCCGTCTACAAGATCGGCGCCTCCGCGCAGGAGCCGGCCAGCTACGTGGGCCTGCTGCCCACCGACTACTACCCCTCCGACATCACCGCCAAGGGCCGCCAGGTGACCGTCACCAACACCCGCGGGATCGACGCCCGCGGGGACGACGTCACCGTCGACAAGGGCTACGGCACCACGACGGCGACCGGCCACGGAACCCACAGCACGACCGGGTCGCTGACCACCTTCACACTGCCCCAGGACCGCTACATCCCCGCCTACACGCGCAAGGTCGCCCACCAGAACGGATGGGACAAGAAGACCACTGCGACGGCCTCGGCGGCGGCCGCGAGGAAGAGCAAGCCGGTCGCCGTGCCCACCAGGATCGGGGCGCCGTCGAAGATCAAGCACGTCTTCCTGCTGGTCAAGGAGAATCGCAGCTACGACCAGATCCTCGGCGACGATTCCCGCGGCAACGGCAAGGCGTCGCTGGCCCAGTTCGGTCAGAACGTGACGCCGAACCAGCACGCGCTGGCCCGCCAGTACGGCCTCTTCGACAACACCTATGACGTCGGCACCAACTCCGCCGAGGGCCACAACTGGCTGATGCAGGGCGACAACCCCGAGTACACCGAGTCCAGCGCCGGCGAGTACACCCGCAGCTACGACACGGAGGACGACGTCCTGGGCCACCAGCGCTCCGGCTTCCTGTGGACGTCGGCCCAGGCCGCCCACAAGAGCGTGCGGAACTTCGGCGAGTTCACCCAGTTCCTCTCCAAGCCCACGGACGCCACCTGGCAGAAGTACTACTGCGCCTCCAGCAGCGTTGAGAAGGGCGGCGCGGTGAGCCAGCTCACCGACCCGTCGATCAAGTCGGACACCCAGTCGCCCATCCCGTCGCTGAACAAGGTGACCGACCACGCCTACCCGAAGTTCGACACGGACATTCCCGACCTGTACCGCTACCAGATCTGGAAGCAGAACTTCCAGAAGAACGGCCCGGCGGCCCTCAACACGATGTGGCTGTCCAGCGACCACACCGGCGGGGCCCCCGACGCCCGCGCCCAGGTGGCCGACAGCGACCTGGCCGAGGGCAAGATCATCGACACGATCTCGCACAGCAAGTACTGGAAGGACTCGGCGATCTTCGTCGTCGAGGACGACTCCCAGGACGGCATCGATCACGTCGACGGCCACCGCGCCCCGATCCAGATCATCAGCCCCTACGCCCGCCGCGGCGTGGTGAACAGCACCTACTACTCGCAGATCAACATGGTGCGCACCGTCCAGCAGATCCTGGGCGCCCAGCCGCTGAACCAGAAGTTGGCGCCCGCCACACCGATGTACGACGCGTTCACGGACAAGCCGGACTTCACGACCTACACGGCCGTCTCGAACAAGATCCCGCTCACCGAGAACGCCAGCCCGGCGCCGACCTGCGGTGCCGACACACCCGGGTCCATCCCCGGAGCCTCGGCGGTGAAGAAGGCCGCGTCGCCGAGCGCCTCCACGGCGCCCAGTTCGTCGGCGTCCAGTTCCGCTTCGGCCAGTCCGTCGACGTCCGCTTCCAGCTCGGCGGGGGCCTCGGCCTCGGCGAGCAGCTCCGCGAGCGCACCGCTGACCCTGTCCCCGGTGCCCGCCGCCCAGCGTCACAACGCCGCCCTGTGGGAGGCCTGGCGCAAGAAGCAGAAGTTCGTCGGCAAGAACCCCATCCCCGACTCGGCCCCGCCCGAGCAGATGAACAGGATCACCTGGTACCAGGCCCACAACTTCGCCACCCCCTACCCGGGCGACCCGAAGATCTACGCCCCGGACCAGGTGCCCGGCGCCAACATCCCCGGCGGGGACACCGACGACGGCCAGTGA
- a CDS encoding ABC-2 type transport system permease protein — MVGLDGQTIGAGHAAALVGIAWAYAAVAALGFAGVGLFGSIAMGRNPMGLLLPALLAFLLDLCQMLPLPVPVRMALPSQPFVAWRGLFSATPQIGPLLTGLVVSLTWAVLATAMAWLLFRRRDFTDLVYDGSIRRCLLAGVLPLALLVGLTAGVLAGTGQTGSGITRPKVETAVSTTFGHLYRLQTAQLNRPDVTEAQMAPSAACDKGGSLVTDEGPGTDWRCVVSWHLPGAKAVGRAIYQVDVMADGRIVADGDGPTDVNGYFVVKAPYGTAPNPLWQVDSLIDLTSHK, encoded by the coding sequence ATGGTCGGTCTGGACGGCCAGACCATCGGCGCCGGGCACGCCGCAGCCCTGGTGGGCATCGCCTGGGCCTACGCGGCCGTCGCCGCCCTCGGATTCGCCGGGGTCGGGCTGTTCGGCTCGATCGCCATGGGACGCAACCCGATGGGGCTGCTGCTCCCCGCCCTGCTGGCCTTCCTTCTCGACCTGTGCCAGATGCTGCCCCTGCCCGTGCCGGTGCGCATGGCCCTGCCGAGCCAGCCCTTCGTGGCCTGGCGGGGGCTGTTCAGCGCCACCCCGCAGATCGGGCCGCTGCTCACCGGGCTGGTGGTGAGCCTCACCTGGGCGGTGCTGGCCACCGCGATGGCATGGCTGCTGTTCCGCCGCCGCGACTTCACCGACCTCGTCTACGACGGATCGATCCGCCGCTGCCTGCTGGCCGGCGTCCTGCCGCTGGCGCTGCTGGTCGGCCTCACCGCCGGAGTGCTGGCCGGCACCGGGCAGACCGGTTCGGGGATCACCCGGCCGAAGGTGGAGACCGCGGTCTCAACCACCTTCGGCCACCTGTACCGGCTGCAGACCGCCCAGCTGAACAGGCCCGACGTCACCGAGGCGCAGATGGCCCCCAGCGCCGCCTGCGACAAGGGCGGGAGCCTCGTCACCGATGAGGGCCCTGGCACCGACTGGCGCTGCGTCGTCAGCTGGCATCTGCCCGGTGCCAAGGCGGTCGGGCGGGCCATCTACCAGGTCGACGTCATGGCCGACGGACGCATCGTTGCCGACGGCGACGGACCCACCGACGTCAACGGCTATTTCGTCGTCAAGGCGCCCTACGGGACCGCTCCGAACCCGCTGTGGCAGGTCGATTCACTGATCGACCTGACGAGTCACAAGTGA
- a CDS encoding ABC transporter ATP-binding protein: MSDNQPAVTANSIHKYFGDVVALDGVDLEIASGEIRGIAGPNGAGKTTLLGLLLGLAAADDGELTVLGTRVRSVLGAPEGVSGFVDAPGLYPSLTARQNLAQICRLRHLETGPVDDSLAEVGLAEVADERVRGFSLGMRQRLGLAAAMMLRPRLLILDEPSNGLDPAGRRDIQEVLTRLAGQGTAVVISSHRMDDLSLLCSAVTVLSSGRVAFDGPISSLAPRTRAADYRLITTDPDATGRLAAGTPGIEMTPGPDADPTRGVVLHATEADMNRLISRVVAEDIGLREFAPVVPPLEAAFVELTGRRDVEDEDVELERTR; this comes from the coding sequence GTGAGCGACAATCAACCGGCAGTCACAGCGAACAGCATTCACAAATACTTCGGCGATGTGGTGGCCCTGGACGGGGTCGACCTGGAGATCGCATCAGGCGAGATCCGCGGAATAGCCGGCCCGAACGGGGCGGGGAAGACCACCCTTCTGGGCCTGCTTCTGGGCTTGGCGGCCGCCGACGACGGCGAGCTCACCGTCCTCGGCACACGGGTCCGCTCGGTCCTCGGGGCCCCCGAAGGGGTGAGCGGCTTCGTCGACGCACCCGGCCTCTACCCGTCGCTGACCGCCCGCCAGAACCTCGCCCAGATCTGCCGGCTGCGGCACCTGGAGACCGGCCCCGTCGACGACAGCCTGGCCGAGGTCGGCCTGGCCGAGGTCGCCGACGAGCGGGTCCGCGGCTTCTCCCTGGGCATGCGGCAGCGCCTCGGCCTGGCGGCCGCGATGATGCTGCGCCCCCGCCTGCTGATCCTCGACGAACCCTCCAACGGCCTGGACCCGGCCGGACGACGCGACATCCAGGAGGTCCTCACCCGGCTTGCGGGCCAGGGAACCGCCGTCGTCATCTCGAGCCACCGGATGGACGACCTGTCGCTGCTGTGCTCGGCGGTCACCGTGCTGTCCTCCGGCCGGGTCGCCTTCGACGGGCCGATCAGCTCTCTGGCGCCGCGCACCCGGGCAGCGGACTACCGCCTGATCACCACGGACCCGGACGCCACCGGACGGCTCGCGGCCGGCACCCCGGGCATCGAGATGACCCCCGGACCCGACGCCGACCCGACGCGCGGCGTCGTCCTCCACGCCACCGAGGCCGACATGAATCGGCTGATCAGCCGCGTCGTCGCCGAAGACATCGGGCTGCGCGAGTTCGCCCCGGTGGTCCCGCCGCTGGAGGCCGCCTTCGTGGAGCTGACCGGACGCCGCGACGTCGAGGACGAGGACGTGGAACTGGAGAGGACCCGATGA